The following coding sequences are from one Leptospiraceae bacterium window:
- a CDS encoding prolipoprotein diacylglyceryl transferase, which translates to MYPEIIIGNYIFRGEGLLTFLAAVGCFIHLFFFLVPKSGYSRITFVNGFIFTFAIGMIGEVVFHYLIWDFEAFRDDPEIIITKGFMQFSGNSILGGVFGGFLGAWFYCKLFGLNYFHFFSSFLIALPLWMGLGRSACFFNGDAYGVPTKSVFGMTFSEKSNSWMSDWSEQSLVYLASEKPLTEIEKIFSEKYGLHLKDIPIPDKLDKYKKEGYSTLADLQNFYPPNQPFNARSLYDKGLYPFPTVYPKVHPTQLYEMFSLVILFFAMKFISRQKWAEQRVLFIFFILYGMNRFWIEFFRSDKSPGILGLTGAQLLCLGFMLVGITSYAYYTLKWKKTGMPEVVLK; encoded by the coding sequence ATGTATCCAGAAATAATCATTGGTAATTATATTTTTAGAGGCGAAGGGCTATTAACCTTTCTTGCAGCAGTAGGTTGCTTTATCCATTTATTTTTCTTCCTTGTTCCTAAATCCGGTTACTCTAGAATCACCTTTGTAAATGGATTTATATTTACTTTTGCGATTGGCATGATTGGAGAAGTAGTATTTCATTATTTGATCTGGGACTTTGAAGCATTCAGAGACGATCCCGAAATTATAATTACAAAAGGTTTTATGCAATTCTCCGGCAATTCAATATTAGGCGGAGTGTTTGGAGGCTTTTTAGGAGCATGGTTTTACTGTAAGCTATTTGGTCTTAATTATTTTCATTTCTTCTCTAGTTTTTTAATTGCTCTTCCTTTATGGATGGGACTTGGAAGATCAGCCTGTTTTTTTAATGGGGATGCATATGGTGTTCCTACCAAATCAGTTTTCGGAATGACCTTCTCTGAGAAAAGTAATTCATGGATGAGTGATTGGAGTGAACAGTCATTAGTCTATCTAGCAAGCGAAAAACCGCTTACCGAAATCGAAAAGATATTTAGCGAAAAATACGGACTGCACCTAAAAGACATCCCCATTCCTGATAAATTGGATAAATACAAAAAAGAAGGCTATTCAACATTAGCCGATTTACAAAATTTTTATCCTCCTAACCAACCTTTTAATGCACGATCCCTTTATGATAAGGGGCTATACCCATTCCCGACAGTCTATCCGAAAGTCCACCCAACACAGCTTTATGAAATGTTTTCACTTGTAATTTTATTTTTTGCTATGAAATTTATTTCCAGACAGAAATGGGCAGAGCAAAGAGTGTTATTTATATTCTTTATTCTATATGGAATGAATCGATTTTGGATTGAATTTTTTAGATCGGACAAAAGCCCTGGCATATTAGGATTAACCGGTGCGCAGTTGCTTTGTTTGGGATTCATGCTAGTTGGAATTACAAGTTATGCTTATTATACTTTAAAATGGAAGAAAACAGGGATGCCTGAAGTAGTATTAAAATGA
- a CDS encoding aminopeptidase P N-terminal domain-containing protein yields MEYEIYKKRIKKVQSQLKDGETLLLFAATHLIRNRDVEYKFRQDSDFFYLTGITEPDAILVLKKNYSSLFVLPKDKDKEIWTGIRIGKKEAKRILSLDESFETTQWNDKSVELLTNTFTLFHFFGKDKERDSGIIAVCDHLNKRSRIGQYGPHRIEIPDFLHEMRMIKSKEEIQSIEESVKITMEGHLALFQETKPGMYEYELEAILEREYLKRGAWGGGYGHIVATGANATILHYTFNNCKIKKGDLLLIDSGAEKNYYTADVTRVYPADKKFTAAQRDVYEVVLDAQKRAITNTIAGKQFLSVHEETVRDLCIGLKYLKLIKGSVESVMEKGDYKKFYMHKTGHWLGMDVHDVGKYFQNGESRKLVDGMVTTVEPGLYFDPSDKSIPKHFRGIGIRIEDDILVNGKKPINLTSSIPKEVEEIEAIRQTAF; encoded by the coding sequence ATGGAATACGAAATTTACAAAAAAAGAATAAAGAAAGTTCAATCCCAACTAAAAGACGGCGAGACATTACTCTTGTTTGCCGCTACTCACCTCATACGTAACCGCGATGTAGAATATAAATTCAGACAGGACTCCGATTTTTTTTATTTAACTGGAATCACTGAGCCAGATGCAATTTTAGTTTTGAAAAAAAATTATTCTTCTCTTTTCGTATTACCAAAGGACAAAGACAAAGAAATCTGGACAGGGATCCGAATAGGAAAGAAGGAAGCAAAAAGAATCCTCTCCCTAGACGAATCATTTGAAACAACCCAATGGAACGACAAATCAGTTGAACTTCTTACCAATACTTTTACTCTATTCCATTTCTTTGGAAAGGATAAAGAGCGAGATAGCGGCATAATAGCAGTATGCGATCATCTAAACAAGCGCTCTAGAATCGGACAATACGGACCTCATCGAATTGAAATTCCAGATTTTCTACATGAAATGCGCATGATTAAATCAAAAGAAGAAATTCAATCCATCGAAGAATCTGTTAAGATTACAATGGAAGGTCATCTCGCTCTCTTTCAAGAAACAAAGCCCGGTATGTATGAATATGAACTCGAAGCAATTCTAGAAAGAGAATATTTAAAACGAGGAGCCTGGGGTGGCGGATACGGTCATATAGTCGCAACGGGTGCGAATGCGACTATCCTACATTATACTTTTAATAATTGCAAAATCAAAAAAGGGGATCTACTCCTAATTGACAGTGGAGCGGAAAAGAATTATTACACAGCGGATGTAACAAGAGTCTATCCCGCCGATAAAAAATTCACAGCCGCACAGCGCGATGTCTACGAAGTTGTTTTAGATGCACAAAAAAGAGCTATCACGAATACAATCGCGGGCAAACAATTCTTATCCGTTCACGAAGAAACAGTTCGAGATCTTTGCATTGGGTTAAAATATTTAAAACTAATTAAAGGCTCTGTTGAATCAGTAATGGAAAAAGGAGACTATAAAAAATTCTATATGCACAAAACAGGTCACTGGCTTGGAATGGATGTGCATGATGTCGGCAAATACTTTCAAAATGGAGAAAGCCGCAAATTAGTAGATGGAATGGTTACAACCGTTGAGCCCGGACTTTATTTTGATCCAAGCGATAAGTCTATTCCAAAGCATTTTCGTGGTATAGGAATTCGTATCGAAGACGATATTTTAGTCAACGGGAAAAAACCGATTAACCTCACCTCTTCTATTCCAAAAGAGGTAGAAGAAATTGAAGCCATTAGACAAACTGCATTTTAG
- a CDS encoding queuosine precursor transporter → MHFNRITKLYIVLSSIFLTFLLMAELTGSKLITTFGFVMTMGVIPFPITFIVTDILNEFYGKKGVRFTTFLGMAMILLAYFLIVIDLQIPANSISPVDDVSFQKVFANSGLVIIGSITAYLIGQLIDIQIFHFIRTKTGGKHVWLRATGSTVISQLIDSYVVIFIAFGKYEPTTLFGLPFYSLINTPTLVSISTTNFVYKLCIAILLTPLIYLSHSLIERYLGDEMIHLHHRD, encoded by the coding sequence ATGCATTTCAATCGAATAACAAAACTTTATATTGTTCTATCCAGTATTTTCCTTACATTTTTACTGATGGCGGAGCTAACAGGAAGTAAACTCATTACTACGTTTGGTTTTGTGATGACGATGGGTGTGATACCTTTTCCGATAACGTTTATAGTGACAGATATTCTAAACGAATTCTATGGAAAGAAAGGAGTTAGGTTCACTACATTTCTTGGGATGGCGATGATTCTGCTTGCCTATTTTTTGATTGTGATCGATTTACAAATACCGGCTAATAGCATTTCTCCCGTAGATGATGTTTCTTTCCAAAAAGTATTTGCAAACTCTGGACTTGTTATCATTGGATCGATTACAGCGTATTTAATTGGACAACTCATTGATATTCAGATATTTCACTTTATCCGCACAAAAACAGGTGGCAAGCATGTGTGGCTAAGGGCAACGGGCTCTACTGTCATTTCGCAACTGATTGATTCTTATGTTGTAATCTTTATCGCATTTGGAAAATATGAGCCGACTACTCTCTTCGGGCTTCCTTTTTATTCGTTAATCAACACCCCAACTTTGGTTAGCATTTCTACTACTAACTTTGTTTATAAACTTTGCATCGCCATTCTTTTGACACCACTCATTTACCTTTCGCATTCTCTAATTGAGCGCTATCTTGGTGACGAAATGATTCATTTACATCATCGCGATTAA
- a CDS encoding ATP-binding protein, translating into MNSEFEVFKKSLETVDSIPSLTGESIELYLSEIELHSDGGSLKPTILIIDDDSKIRESLQASLGKKYNLVLCASGEEGIEQVNASTFCVILDVKLNGKNGFETFVEIKKKFLNLPIIFHSAYEDIKNPYDIMNDYHPFAYVVKQGDSRELLDTLAVAVVYYLQINKNILLIKQLQKMNQELEKSKKKYKDLVENSLDIIFALDAEGNIQSINRAVSNILKYNVKRLPGKKFTDLIYKAAEANQISLNEKVFQENFHNLIESQGQVSFNCDMVTDYGEPIEMHLKLKYIPSDDSFVIFGSAFNIEDDILLRLCETENQVYKIGNYLTQVDFICKRVSKACAKYLDNEVILELKLCLKELLVNSVEHGNLGISFEEKSESLANDEYFQILIDRQKDPKNISKKISVEYSLLPDRVEFRITDAGDGFDHQKMLSRPKNDLALVQIGHGRGIMMAREFFDKIEFNEKGNSVYLVKNFK; encoded by the coding sequence ATGAATAGTGAATTTGAAGTTTTTAAGAAATCTCTCGAGACTGTAGACAGTATACCATCCTTAACCGGCGAAAGTATTGAATTATACCTTTCTGAAATTGAATTACATTCTGATGGAGGTAGTCTCAAACCTACTATTCTGATAATTGATGACGATTCTAAAATTAGAGAATCACTCCAAGCCTCCCTTGGGAAAAAATACAATTTAGTTTTATGTGCGAGTGGAGAAGAAGGAATTGAACAAGTAAATGCTTCTACCTTTTGTGTTATCTTAGATGTAAAGCTAAATGGTAAAAATGGATTTGAAACATTTGTAGAAATCAAAAAAAAATTTTTAAACTTACCAATTATTTTTCATTCAGCCTATGAAGATATTAAGAATCCATATGACATTATGAACGACTATCACCCATTTGCCTACGTTGTAAAACAAGGAGATAGTAGAGAGTTACTTGATACTCTTGCAGTGGCTGTTGTGTATTATCTGCAAATCAATAAAAATATTTTACTCATAAAGCAACTTCAGAAGATGAATCAAGAGCTAGAAAAATCAAAGAAGAAATACAAAGACTTAGTCGAAAACTCTTTAGATATTATTTTTGCTCTAGATGCGGAAGGAAATATTCAATCCATTAACCGCGCAGTCTCTAATATTTTAAAATACAATGTGAAAAGACTTCCCGGTAAAAAATTCACAGATTTAATTTATAAAGCTGCGGAGGCAAATCAAATTAGCCTCAATGAAAAAGTATTTCAAGAAAACTTTCACAATCTAATCGAATCTCAGGGACAGGTCTCTTTCAATTGTGATATGGTTACAGATTACGGTGAACCAATAGAAATGCACCTTAAACTAAAATACATTCCGTCTGATGATAGCTTTGTAATTTTTGGGTCTGCCTTTAATATTGAAGATGATATTCTACTTCGTTTATGTGAAACAGAAAATCAGGTTTATAAAATTGGAAATTATTTGACACAGGTAGATTTTATCTGTAAGAGAGTATCGAAAGCATGTGCAAAGTATTTGGATAACGAAGTAATTTTAGAACTAAAACTTTGTCTAAAAGAACTCCTTGTGAACTCAGTCGAGCATGGGAACCTGGGAATCAGTTTTGAAGAAAAATCAGAATCACTGGCTAATGATGAGTATTTCCAAATTTTAATCGATAGACAAAAAGACCCGAAAAACATTTCTAAAAAGATTAGCGTTGAGTATTCACTCCTTCCTGATCGAGTAGAATTTCGCATAACGGATGCAGGCGATGGATTTGATCATCAGAAAATGCTATCTCGACCTAAGAATGATTTGGCTCTTGTTCAAATTGGTCACGGAAGAGGAATTATGATGGCTCGCGAATTTTTTGATAAAATTGAATTCAATGAAAAGGGTAATTCCGTTTATCTTGTGAAAAATTTTAAATAG
- a CDS encoding phosphatase PAP2 family protein has protein sequence MNFQEKLYSFSKMIWSKLQNLPPLIRNSFMTCFLFTIALPGYMVISYAVDTSNSPSLAFFLDDKIPFVPWTIAIYDWIYIIIFIPLFTVRDIHLLKAVAKAFTFVILISLSVFFLFPVKIERPELTNPKNFFEWWVWINYALDKPTALFPSMHVSNAILSALVTVHWSKKIGFPALLLSFAISISTLTVKQHFIADVIAGCILAVTSYYLFIKPYINNSTNSNKEEVLLPEKFSLIIPLLGFLATGILFLVYKAFWAKYP, from the coding sequence ATGAATTTCCAAGAAAAACTTTACTCATTTTCAAAAATGATATGGAGTAAGCTTCAAAACTTGCCACCTCTGATTCGAAATTCATTCATGACTTGCTTTCTATTCACAATCGCTCTTCCCGGGTATATGGTAATTAGCTACGCTGTGGATACTAGCAATTCGCCTTCCCTCGCTTTTTTCTTGGATGATAAAATTCCTTTCGTTCCATGGACAATTGCGATCTACGATTGGATATACATTATCATATTTATTCCTTTGTTCACTGTAAGAGACATTCACCTTTTAAAGGCAGTAGCGAAAGCGTTTACATTTGTAATTTTAATTTCCCTTTCTGTATTTTTTTTATTTCCTGTGAAAATAGAAAGACCTGAGTTGACTAACCCAAAGAACTTCTTTGAATGGTGGGTTTGGATTAACTATGCATTAGATAAACCGACTGCATTATTTCCAAGTATGCATGTAAGCAATGCAATTCTTTCTGCCCTAGTAACAGTTCATTGGTCAAAGAAAATTGGATTTCCCGCTCTCCTATTATCATTTGCTATCAGCATATCTACATTAACCGTTAAGCAACATTTTATCGCAGATGTAATTGCCGGATGTATTCTTGCGGTTACTAGCTATTACCTTTTTATCAAACCCTATATAAATAATTCTACCAATTCAAATAAAGAGGAGGTTTTACTTCCTGAAAAATTTTCTCTGATTATTCCGCTCCTTGGATTTCTCGCCACTGGAATTCTCTTTTTAGTATACAAGGCTTTTTGGGCTAAATATCCTTAG
- a CDS encoding 2-isopropylmalate synthase encodes MNTRRTNMNKHFTNRKPFFYDVTLRDGNQALRKPWNLEEKEIIFHQLVKLGVDAIEVGFASASESDFKSCEYLAKIAPDNIVISSLSRAKKQEIEISWNAIRHAAKSRLHIVYPVSSFAIENMLKISNEQVVANVKDAVQYARKLAGDRGTVQFSGEHFGDCLDTVDFAIKVFQAAIDAGADVINLANTVERYRPMIFLDMIEQVVNSLTGNAIISVHTHNDLGMATATTVESFFKGVTQIETSLNGLGERAGNTNLFEVACALYNCGERVDLNMEEIFPTATLVSRMSGIPIHEKAPLIGSDVFAHRSGIHQDGVNKTKHLKKSAYGAIDPSVIGREDGHRITFTSQSGGGAIKSILSEKGFYLSDREISDLQPILKKYSDEIGRELAISDVLEFASKFKKERTEGLVYS; translated from the coding sequence ATGAATACAAGGAGAACAAACATGAACAAACATTTTACAAATCGGAAACCCTTTTTCTATGATGTCACATTGCGTGATGGAAACCAAGCTTTACGAAAACCCTGGAATTTAGAAGAGAAAGAAATTATCTTTCATCAACTCGTAAAGTTGGGAGTAGACGCCATTGAAGTAGGCTTTGCTTCTGCTAGCGAAAGCGATTTTAAATCCTGCGAATACTTAGCAAAGATTGCGCCAGACAATATTGTTATATCGAGTCTTTCGCGAGCTAAGAAACAAGAAATCGAAATATCCTGGAACGCGATTCGACATGCCGCTAAGTCACGGTTACACATTGTTTACCCCGTTAGTTCTTTTGCTATTGAAAATATGTTGAAAATTTCAAACGAACAAGTCGTCGCTAACGTGAAAGATGCAGTCCAATATGCACGCAAATTAGCAGGCGATAGGGGAACGGTTCAGTTTAGTGGAGAACATTTTGGCGATTGTCTGGATACTGTTGATTTTGCGATAAAAGTTTTTCAAGCGGCAATTGATGCGGGTGCAGATGTAATTAACCTTGCCAATACAGTCGAGCGTTATCGTCCAATGATTTTTTTGGATATGATTGAGCAAGTTGTAAATTCGTTAACGGGCAATGCTATCATTTCAGTCCATACGCACAATGATTTAGGAATGGCAACGGCAACTACAGTAGAAAGTTTTTTTAAAGGAGTTACTCAAATAGAGACTTCCTTAAATGGATTAGGGGAGAGAGCGGGTAATACCAATTTGTTTGAAGTTGCCTGTGCGCTTTATAATTGTGGAGAGAGAGTTGATTTGAATATGGAAGAAATTTTTCCAACAGCAACTTTGGTTTCTAGAATGTCAGGAATTCCGATCCATGAAAAAGCTCCTTTGATTGGCAGTGATGTATTTGCCCATCGAAGTGGAATTCACCAGGATGGAGTCAATAAAACAAAGCATTTAAAAAAATCTGCTTATGGTGCTATTGACCCGAGTGTAATTGGTCGAGAAGATGGACACCGGATAACATTCACTAGCCAGTCAGGTGGAGGAGCAATCAAGTCGATTCTTTCCGAAAAAGGATTTTATCTTAGTGATCGCGAAATTAGTGATTTGCAGCCAATCTTAAAAAAATATTCAGATGAAATCGGAAGGGAATTAGCAATTTCTGATGTCTTGGAATTTGCTAGCAAGTTTAAGAAAGAAAGGACAGAAGGCTTAGTTTATTCTTAG
- a CDS encoding DUF4476 domain-containing protein: MKTIILILTFTFITVNSYAQAKRQGMDYQAFSSLKENMKSSIDSYKIDMLNDLNSETYTCQQVKEILDLMSIGSYRVDAFKILSTKIEDSENKSVIMSSFQNDIASYKSDAYKIYNSIKVTKKKEVIEDTNASLSGKVALIKKTSHCANDEKTFTMDDKVIFSFSANKAVEATSLQIWISECKNQNDQSCYTPFSKSAKDILPDWTGFKYENPISLKQLLSNEGNNSVPTRNNWYHFAVIINNKIVGEKVFQIYKTCE; encoded by the coding sequence GTGAAAACAATTATTTTAATCTTAACATTCACATTCATAACAGTGAATAGTTATGCGCAAGCAAAAAGACAAGGAATGGACTATCAAGCATTCTCTTCTTTAAAAGAGAATATGAAAAGTTCTATAGATTCATATAAGATAGATATGCTAAACGATTTAAATTCCGAAACCTACACTTGTCAACAAGTGAAGGAAATCTTAGATTTAATGAGCATAGGAAGTTATCGGGTCGATGCTTTTAAGATACTTTCTACAAAAATTGAAGACTCTGAAAATAAAAGTGTCATCATGTCGTCTTTTCAAAATGATATCGCAAGTTATAAATCGGATGCTTATAAAATTTATAACTCTATCAAGGTAACAAAGAAAAAAGAAGTCATCGAGGATACAAATGCTTCCTTATCAGGAAAAGTTGCCTTGATAAAAAAAACAAGTCATTGTGCAAACGATGAAAAAACTTTTACAATGGATGATAAGGTTATATTTTCCTTTAGTGCAAATAAAGCAGTAGAAGCAACAAGTTTACAAATATGGATTTCAGAATGCAAGAATCAAAATGATCAATCCTGTTATACTCCGTTTTCAAAAAGCGCAAAAGATATATTACCCGATTGGACAGGATTCAAATATGAAAATCCAATTTCACTAAAACAACTTCTTAGCAATGAAGGAAATAATTCCGTGCCTACTCGTAATAACTGGTATCATTTCGCAGTGATCATAAACAATAAAATTGTAGGAGAAAAAGTATTTCAAATTTATAAAACATGTGAGTAA